From a region of the Acidimicrobiales bacterium genome:
- a CDS encoding 2-dehydropantoate 2-reductase has product MKICVVGVGAVGGLIGSRLSQAGQRVSAIARGDTLAALHANGLGLEVDGELHHYPVEAAADAASLGQQDLIVVAVKEPALRSAAEAIQPLMGPQTRVLLAMNGVPWWFFDGRAGPLEGATLASVDPDGRLRDLIPTGQVIGCVAHLSATNPAPGVSHHRFGNTLIVGQPDGGISPQTQAAADALNQAGFDAPIDASIQQQIWFKLWGNMTMNPVSALTRATTDRIIGDPLVNDFCMRAMSEAAAVGEAIGLPIAQSPDERNAVTLELGAMKTSMLQDVEASKSLEVEALIGVVHEIAQRVGVETPTIAAIYGMARLLANR; this is encoded by the coding sequence ATGAAGATCTGTGTGGTCGGTGTCGGAGCGGTCGGGGGCCTGATCGGCTCGCGACTGTCCCAGGCCGGTCAGCGGGTGTCGGCGATTGCCCGAGGCGACACCCTCGCCGCCCTGCATGCCAACGGGTTGGGCCTCGAGGTCGACGGCGAACTGCACCACTACCCGGTCGAGGCCGCGGCCGACGCCGCATCGCTCGGCCAGCAGGATCTGATCGTCGTGGCCGTCAAAGAGCCGGCCTTGCGTTCGGCCGCCGAAGCAATCCAGCCGCTGATGGGCCCGCAAACCCGGGTGCTGTTGGCGATGAACGGCGTTCCGTGGTGGTTCTTCGACGGCAGAGCAGGGCCGCTGGAGGGGGCGACGCTGGCATCGGTCGATCCCGACGGTCGGCTTCGCGACCTCATCCCAACCGGGCAGGTCATCGGCTGTGTAGCCCACCTTTCGGCCACCAACCCCGCGCCGGGCGTCAGCCACCACCGCTTCGGCAACACCTTGATCGTCGGTCAGCCAGACGGTGGCATTTCGCCACAGACCCAGGCCGCCGCCGATGCACTGAACCAGGCCGGTTTCGACGCCCCGATCGACGCGTCGATACAGCAGCAGATCTGGTTCAAGCTGTGGGGAAACATGACCATGAACCCGGTGTCTGCCCTGACCAGAGCCACTACCGATCGCATCATCGGCGACCCCCTGGTCAACGACTTCTGCATGCGGGCGATGAGCGAAGCCGCTGCGGTAGGTGAAGCAATCGGACTTCCGATCGCTCAGTCGCCAGACGAGCGCAACGCCGTCACACTCGAACTGGGGGCCATGAAGACGTCGATGCTCCAAGACGTCGAGGCCTCCAAGAGCCTCGAGGTCGAGGCCTTGATCGGCGTGGTCCACGAAATCGCCCAGCGGGTCGGAGTCGAAACCCCGACCATCGCCGCCATCTACGGCATGGCCCGCCTCCTGGCAAACCGTTGA
- a CDS encoding glyoxalase superfamily protein, with amino-acid sequence MARLREVHPVIEVGDMARSLAWYRYELGFEVVFADADSPPSYAGLERDGVQVHLQAHHEEGWSESRRVQYRFLVDDPDELLNHFRQHGDAFATRSVADTAWGTREFGIYDPDGNALFFYRDR; translated from the coding sequence ATGGCAAGGCTTCGGGAAGTCCATCCAGTGATCGAGGTCGGCGACATGGCCCGATCTCTTGCCTGGTATCGGTACGAGTTGGGTTTCGAGGTCGTCTTTGCCGACGCAGATTCACCCCCGAGCTACGCCGGACTCGAGCGCGACGGCGTCCAGGTGCACCTGCAGGCGCATCATGAAGAGGGCTGGTCAGAGTCTCGACGCGTTCAGTATCGATTCCTCGTCGACGACCCCGACGAGCTGCTGAACCACTTCCGCCAACACGGCGACGCGTTCGCCACCAGGTCCGTCGCCGACACCGCCTGGGGCACCCGAGAGTTCGGTATCTACGACCCAGACGGCAACGCCCTGTTCTTCTACCGGGACCGTTGA
- a CDS encoding TetR/AcrR family transcriptional regulator, with the protein MTSARERIIDATLTLVSELGLAGVTMVAVAKTAGVARATLYNHYPDVPSILADAATAHNQHAIDGLTQALAVVSTPTKAIEQLVRHIAAISSHGHTLATHHGFPPELRDQLSAFETELERRLRSILTDGIASGDFRHDLDPDATALLLRHALTGVSELVAATPERAAHIVDDATATLLAAITARPENPQ; encoded by the coding sequence ATGACGTCGGCTCGCGAGCGCATCATCGACGCCACCCTGACTCTTGTCTCCGAGCTAGGGCTCGCCGGCGTCACCATGGTCGCCGTCGCCAAAACGGCCGGCGTGGCCCGAGCCACCTTGTACAACCACTACCCCGATGTCCCCAGCATCCTGGCCGACGCCGCCACCGCTCACAACCAGCACGCCATCGATGGCCTGACCCAAGCCCTCGCCGTCGTTTCCACCCCAACCAAGGCCATCGAGCAACTCGTCCGCCACATCGCCGCCATCTCCAGCCACGGACACACCCTCGCGACCCACCACGGCTTCCCGCCCGAACTTCGAGACCAGCTCTCGGCGTTCGAAACCGAACTCGAGCGACGACTCCGCTCGATCCTCACCGATGGCATCGCCAGCGGAGACTTCCGCCACGACCTCGACCCCGACGCCACCGCCCTCCTGCTGCGCCATGCGCTCACCGGCGTCTCCGAACTCGTCGCCGCAACCCCCGAACGAGCCGCCCACATCGTCGATGACGCCACCGCCACCCTTCTCGCCGCCATCACCGCAAGACCGGAGAACCCGCAATGA
- a CDS encoding sigma-70 family RNA polymerase sigma factor: protein MDWTPAPSGQLDEAEGIASLFAAERPAMLRMATLLVGSAAIAEEVVQDAFVVVSRRWSSLERPGAYLRTTVVNGCAQVLRRRDAEGRALAARTRSGDVELPYRLIELRDALERLSERQRIVVVLRYFVDIPDDEIAEVLGVRPSTVRSLARRALKVLRKELE, encoded by the coding sequence ATGGACTGGACGCCTGCACCTTCTGGTCAGCTCGACGAGGCTGAGGGAATCGCTTCGCTGTTTGCGGCGGAGCGACCTGCCATGCTGCGGATGGCGACGTTGTTGGTCGGCTCGGCGGCCATCGCCGAGGAGGTCGTTCAGGACGCGTTCGTGGTCGTCAGCCGGCGGTGGTCGTCGTTGGAGCGTCCGGGCGCGTACCTGCGGACGACCGTCGTGAACGGCTGTGCTCAGGTGCTGCGACGCCGGGATGCGGAGGGCAGGGCACTTGCGGCGCGCACGCGCTCAGGCGACGTCGAGCTGCCCTACCGGCTGATCGAGCTGCGAGATGCCCTAGAGCGGTTGAGCGAGCGGCAACGGATCGTGGTCGTGCTTCGGTACTTCGTCGACATCCCTGACGACGAGATCGCCGAGGTGCTCGGCGTTCGGCCCTCGACGGTGCGTTCGCTGGCCCGCCGCGCGTTGAAGGTGTTGAGAAAGGAGCTGGAATGA
- a CDS encoding SDR family oxidoreductase yields the protein MTWNINDKHVLVTGGTSGIGRATAAQLASRGARVTITSRTLATAQNTADELTAATGTQVEPAELDLASLDAVRTFAATYADRHDRLDILINNAGTMAGKRRTTEDGLEWTLAVNHLGPFLLTNLLTPLLVHSAPARVINVSSENHRGVKRGLDFDDLQMTNGYSPSKAYAASKLANILFTVELDRRLRPDGVTARALHPGVVATNFGKDPGSSRWMGLAMTLLKPVLATPEKGAATSVLLATAQPDELETCLYWASGKPKQPSDAALDQAAARRLWDVSAELVASTD from the coding sequence ATGACCTGGAACATCAACGACAAACACGTCCTCGTCACGGGCGGCACGTCGGGTATCGGGCGCGCCACCGCCGCCCAACTCGCTAGCCGCGGCGCCCGAGTCACCATCACCTCTCGAACGCTCGCCACCGCCCAGAACACCGCCGACGAACTCACCGCAGCCACCGGCACTCAGGTCGAGCCGGCGGAACTCGACCTGGCATCCCTCGACGCCGTGCGCACATTCGCAGCCACCTACGCCGACCGCCACGACCGGCTGGACATCCTCATCAACAATGCGGGAACCATGGCCGGCAAGCGGCGCACCACTGAAGACGGCCTCGAATGGACACTCGCCGTGAACCATCTTGGCCCCTTCCTTCTCACCAACCTGCTCACCCCGCTCCTCGTCCACAGTGCACCGGCCCGCGTGATCAACGTCAGCAGCGAGAACCACCGGGGCGTCAAGCGAGGCCTCGACTTCGACGACCTCCAGATGACCAACGGCTATTCGCCGTCGAAGGCCTACGCCGCCTCCAAGCTGGCCAACATCTTGTTCACCGTCGAGCTCGACCGCCGCCTCAGACCCGACGGCGTCACCGCCCGTGCCCTTCACCCCGGCGTCGTCGCCACCAACTTCGGCAAAGACCCCGGCAGTTCCCGTTGGATGGGTCTGGCGATGACGCTGCTCAAGCCTGTGTTGGCCACGCCCGAGAAGGGTGCTGCCACCAGTGTTCTGCTCGCCACTGCCCAACCCGACGAACTCGAAACCTGCCTCTATTGGGCGTCCGGCAAGCCGAAACAACCCAGCGACGCCGCTCTCGACCAAGCAGCCGCACGAAGGCTCTGGGACGTCTCCGCAGAGCTCGTCGCTTCGACCGATTGA
- a CDS encoding NAD(P)/FAD-dependent oxidoreductase yields the protein MDQPAELFDVVVVGGGAAGLSTALQLGRARRRVLVVDGRRPRHGVAPFMHGLLGRDHTSPLDLLSDGRAEIERYGGVCVEGVVSGAKAEESRFVIDLDGGARYVGRRLVVATGLVDELPDISGMSDLWGTGVVTCPYCDGFESRDRTIAVVATQPMSVFQAKLLRQWSSDVIYFSQGVYEPDGDDIAAFAGRGIRIDRRPVVALAASSAGGVEAVVTEDGDRVPVERVFIAPRSRPRDEVLRGLGASVVDGWVQVDEAGQTNVPGLYAVGNVVDVYANVAMSIGAGSATGGAVNADLTMEDTRLAVASTSGAGQEP from the coding sequence ATGGATCAGCCAGCGGAACTCTTCGATGTCGTGGTGGTGGGCGGAGGCGCGGCCGGCCTGAGCACGGCCTTGCAGCTCGGTAGGGCGCGTCGTCGTGTCCTCGTTGTGGATGGTCGCCGTCCGCGCCACGGGGTGGCCCCGTTCATGCACGGGCTGCTCGGCCGGGATCACACGTCACCCCTGGATTTGCTGTCCGATGGGCGGGCCGAGATCGAACGGTATGGGGGCGTCTGTGTCGAGGGGGTGGTGTCGGGCGCCAAAGCCGAGGAGAGCCGATTTGTGATCGATCTCGACGGCGGCGCTCGGTACGTGGGACGCCGGCTGGTGGTTGCTACGGGCCTTGTCGATGAGTTGCCCGACATCTCGGGCATGAGCGACCTGTGGGGGACGGGCGTGGTGACCTGTCCGTACTGCGACGGCTTCGAGTCGCGAGATCGGACGATTGCGGTCGTGGCGACCCAGCCGATGAGTGTGTTCCAGGCGAAGCTGCTGCGCCAGTGGTCGTCCGACGTCATCTACTTCTCACAAGGCGTCTACGAACCCGATGGCGACGACATCGCCGCCTTTGCTGGACGAGGCATTCGGATCGACAGACGACCTGTCGTTGCGCTGGCCGCGTCGTCGGCCGGAGGCGTGGAGGCGGTCGTCACCGAAGACGGCGACCGCGTGCCGGTCGAGCGGGTCTTCATCGCACCCCGGTCCCGCCCACGCGACGAGGTTCTCCGCGGCCTGGGCGCGTCCGTCGTGGACGGGTGGGTGCAGGTCGACGAAGCGGGGCAGACGAACGTGCCGGGCCTGTATGCCGTGGGCAACGTCGTCGACGTCTACGCCAACGTGGCGATGTCGATCGGCGCCGGCTCAGCGACCGGCGGCGCCGTGAACGCTGACCTGACCATGGAAGACACCCGCCTCGCAGTCGCCAGCACGTCCGGCGCTGGTCAGGAGCCCTGA
- a CDS encoding GNAT family N-acetyltransferase, with product MTDPIESFRSGLEYLETVTTLLHRVRTAHPTAGLYEAAEVQWWWAQNPRASDDYDQLFWFDDQGQPVAGVIATDFGDATQLDPIVLHDATPEWTAQVMQRGLEHANRLGLETVCLEVDRADDVLRSVLTERGFAIEEDGLVESWLPAESRPPISALHEGYRLLDRSTAADRPHHMIHERRNHLDPEPRLKQTSLYRSDLDLAVYDEHGNVAGYGLCWYDPVSAVGAIEPMRTEDKHQQRGIARHILTSGIDRLARAGATRIKICFEPSNPASGHLYRSAGFEPHRQNDIFVGPTGAGPGEETPPEALGSRERR from the coding sequence ATGACCGACCCGATCGAATCGTTCCGAAGTGGGCTCGAGTATCTGGAGACGGTAACGACGCTGCTCCACCGTGTTCGGACCGCTCACCCGACAGCAGGCCTGTACGAGGCAGCCGAGGTGCAGTGGTGGTGGGCCCAGAACCCCCGCGCGAGCGATGACTACGATCAGCTGTTCTGGTTCGACGACCAAGGCCAACCGGTAGCGGGTGTCATCGCCACCGACTTCGGTGACGCGACGCAGTTGGACCCGATCGTGCTCCACGACGCCACTCCGGAGTGGACCGCACAGGTAATGCAGCGTGGCCTCGAGCATGCCAACAGATTGGGCCTCGAAACGGTCTGCTTGGAAGTCGACCGCGCTGACGATGTTCTGCGATCGGTGCTCACCGAGCGTGGTTTCGCGATTGAGGAGGACGGGTTGGTCGAGTCCTGGCTGCCTGCCGAATCCCGGCCACCGATCAGCGCCCTCCATGAGGGATATCGTTTGCTTGACCGGAGCACCGCCGCCGACCGCCCTCACCACATGATTCATGAGCGTCGGAACCACCTCGACCCGGAGCCACGCCTCAAGCAAACGTCGCTGTACCGTTCGGATCTCGACCTAGCCGTCTACGACGAACACGGAAACGTCGCCGGCTATGGCCTGTGCTGGTATGACCCCGTATCCGCGGTCGGCGCCATCGAACCCATGCGAACCGAGGACAAGCACCAACAGCGCGGGATTGCACGCCACATCCTTACCTCTGGCATCGACCGCCTGGCACGCGCCGGAGCGACGCGCATCAAGATCTGCTTTGAGCCCAGCAACCCCGCCTCCGGACACCTCTACCGCAGCGCTGGCTTCGAACCCCATCGCCAGAATGACATCTTCGTCGGTCCGACAGGCGCCGGACCAGGCGAAGAGACGCCCCCCGAGGCGCTCGGCAGTCGAGAGCGACGATGA
- a CDS encoding type II toxin-antitoxin system PemK/MazF family toxin, whose amino-acid sequence MTTLDRGQIWWGEIESVGRRPFLIMTRSAAIPVLNSVLAAPVTRTIRGIPTELRLGTDDGMPTDCVASFDNLRVVPKAYLVDQICTLRPARLVEACAAIQAAIDC is encoded by the coding sequence GTGACGACTCTTGATCGAGGGCAGATCTGGTGGGGCGAGATCGAGAGCGTCGGTCGCCGCCCGTTCCTCATCATGACCCGCTCCGCCGCCATCCCGGTCCTGAACAGCGTCCTCGCCGCACCCGTCACCCGCACGATCAGGGGAATCCCGACCGAGCTACGACTTGGAACCGACGATGGCATGCCAACCGACTGCGTTGCGAGCTTCGACAACCTCAGAGTCGTCCCCAAGGCCTACCTTGTCGACCAGATCTGCACACTACGACCGGCCAGACTGGTCGAGGCATGCGCCGCCATTCAGGCCGCCATCGACTGCTAG
- a CDS encoding ABC transporter permease, whose protein sequence is MTDTRTLSTPPVGGLRAAVDDIVTMLWRDLIRTARQPEMLVFAVVMGVFFLVLFNYVFGGAIGAGAQVDYLQFLVPGVFVITALQGAQQTSMGFAADLAEGVTDRFRSLPMSQFAVIAGRTLADAARNVIGLIMVASLALVMGYRFDSLWGAVAAIAVTTAIGFAFSWLGAAIAAKVRQPDMVGMLSMFWLFPLMLASTAFTPADTMPGWLRPFAANQPISVGAEAVRGLCEGTANSTDLLLIGAWTIGLLAIFAPLSTRLYTRDAS, encoded by the coding sequence ATGACCGACACCCGAACCCTCTCGACCCCGCCGGTTGGCGGTTTGCGCGCCGCGGTCGACGACATCGTCACCATGTTGTGGCGTGACCTCATCCGCACAGCTCGCCAGCCCGAGATGCTCGTGTTCGCGGTCGTGATGGGCGTGTTCTTTCTGGTGCTGTTCAACTATGTGTTCGGCGGCGCGATCGGCGCAGGCGCCCAGGTCGACTATCTCCAATTCCTGGTTCCCGGCGTGTTCGTCATCACCGCATTGCAGGGAGCGCAACAGACCAGCATGGGCTTCGCCGCCGACCTGGCCGAAGGGGTCACCGACCGATTCCGGTCACTTCCGATGAGCCAGTTCGCAGTCATCGCCGGACGGACGCTCGCCGACGCTGCCCGCAACGTGATCGGCCTGATCATGGTCGCATCGCTCGCTCTCGTCATGGGCTACCGGTTCGACTCGCTGTGGGGAGCCGTCGCCGCAATCGCTGTCACCACCGCGATCGGTTTCGCATTCTCCTGGCTCGGCGCCGCCATCGCAGCAAAGGTCCGACAACCAGACATGGTCGGCATGCTCTCCATGTTCTGGCTCTTCCCCCTGATGTTGGCCAGCACCGCGTTCACCCCGGCCGACACCATGCCCGGCTGGCTGCGCCCCTTCGCCGCCAATCAGCCGATCTCCGTCGGTGCCGAAGCGGTCCGTGGCCTGTGCGAGGGCACAGCCAACAGCACCGACCTGCTCTTGATCGGCGCCTGGACGATCGGCCTGCTCGCCATCTTCGCCCCTCTGTCAACACGGCTGTACACACGGGACGCGTCATGA
- a CDS encoding helix-turn-helix domain-containing protein has protein sequence MASYRQYCPIARATEILAERWSLLIVRNLMFGATTFSAIAQGVPTMSRSMLTKRLRELERAGVITSSPKPNGQGSTYALTDAGADLVGVVDSLGRWAERWVEVMPEHTDPGFALWAWCRVQLNHGALPAGRVVVHFEFPDEREGNRYFWLLVQDGGAEVCATDPGGEPELRVVARSAAFVDWHRGVLSWSRAVRSGEITVSGNRSLVRAFPTWNTRTPVLA, from the coding sequence ATGGCGAGCTACCGGCAGTACTGTCCTATCGCCCGGGCCACCGAGATCTTGGCCGAACGGTGGAGCCTGCTCATCGTGCGCAACTTGATGTTCGGGGCGACCACCTTCTCGGCGATCGCCCAGGGGGTGCCGACGATGTCACGATCGATGCTGACGAAACGTCTGCGAGAGCTCGAGCGGGCTGGGGTGATCACCTCGTCACCCAAGCCCAACGGCCAGGGCTCGACCTACGCCTTGACCGACGCAGGCGCCGATCTGGTCGGCGTGGTCGACAGCTTGGGCCGTTGGGCGGAGAGATGGGTTGAAGTGATGCCCGAACACACCGATCCCGGGTTTGCGCTGTGGGCTTGGTGTCGGGTGCAGCTCAACCACGGCGCCTTGCCTGCAGGTCGGGTGGTCGTGCACTTCGAGTTCCCCGACGAGCGAGAGGGCAACCGGTACTTCTGGCTTCTGGTTCAAGACGGCGGTGCCGAGGTCTGCGCTACCGACCCCGGGGGCGAGCCCGAGCTTCGAGTAGTCGCCCGCTCGGCAGCATTTGTCGACTGGCACCGAGGTGTCCTGTCGTGGTCCCGTGCCGTCCGCAGCGGCGAGATCACCGTCAGCGGCAACCGCTCACTCGTCCGAGCCTTCCCGACCTGGAACACCCGCACGCCGGTTCTCGCCTGA
- a CDS encoding ATP-binding cassette domain-containing protein → MSNAVIEAEGLTKRFGEVDAVVGVSFQVGAGKVLGLLGPNGAGKTTLVKMVTTLLSIDSGTARVGGFDVSKQAGAVRQLIGLAGQAAAVDEKLTARENLELFGRLYKLPRSRRRARTDELIDRFDLGSFADRPASTYSGGQRRRLDIVVALIADPAALFLDEPTTGLDPRSRAEVWESVRDLTAAGTAIVLTTQYLEEADQLADDILVIDHGRPVAAGTPDQLKSQIGADVLEVRVTDLGQLANLVSGIEGVAVDQDHRTVDIPITGGTAQSLDLLRSLQATGAGIEDFQLRRPTLDEVFLTLTGSPTAQDMEAAR, encoded by the coding sequence ATGTCCAATGCAGTGATCGAGGCCGAAGGGTTGACGAAGCGGTTCGGGGAGGTTGACGCTGTCGTCGGGGTCTCGTTCCAGGTTGGCGCCGGCAAGGTGTTGGGCCTGCTCGGACCAAACGGGGCGGGCAAGACAACTCTCGTCAAGATGGTGACGACGTTGCTGTCGATCGACAGCGGCACGGCACGTGTGGGCGGGTTCGACGTCTCGAAACAGGCGGGGGCAGTCCGCCAGCTGATCGGGTTGGCCGGTCAGGCTGCAGCGGTCGACGAGAAGCTCACTGCCCGAGAGAACCTGGAGCTGTTCGGCCGGCTCTACAAGCTTCCGCGCAGTCGACGTCGAGCCCGCACCGACGAATTGATCGACCGGTTCGACCTGGGATCGTTCGCCGATCGGCCGGCATCGACCTACTCGGGTGGGCAACGACGCCGGCTCGACATCGTGGTGGCCCTGATCGCCGATCCTGCGGCACTGTTCCTCGACGAACCCACAACCGGTCTGGACCCTCGCAGTCGAGCCGAGGTCTGGGAGTCGGTGCGGGACCTGACGGCCGCGGGAACCGCGATCGTGTTGACCACCCAGTATCTGGAGGAGGCCGATCAACTCGCCGACGACATCCTGGTGATCGACCACGGCCGACCGGTGGCGGCGGGCACCCCAGATCAGCTCAAGTCGCAGATCGGTGCCGATGTCCTGGAGGTGCGTGTCACCGACCTCGGACAACTCGCAAACCTCGTATCGGGCATCGAAGGTGTTGCCGTCGACCAGGACCACCGCACTGTCGATATCCCGATCACCGGTGGCACGGCGCAATCGCTCGACCTGCTGCGCTCGCTTCAGGCAACCGGAGCGGGCATCGAGGATTTCCAGCTTCGTCGACCGACGCTGGACGAAGTCTTTCTCACCCTGACCGGCTCCCCGACCGCACAAGACATGGAGGCGGCGCGATGA
- a CDS encoding LLM class flavin-dependent oxidoreductase, producing the protein MSLSRLGLLVPPVGPWSAQARGYQWAEEVGYDVVYTADHLTHPIYPGLWLGEAFTTLAAAAAVTDRIMLGTLVASAAFRSPVSLARVAMSVQDVSAGRLVLGVGMGAPFCVKADRGVRESVGELSTRFADVVRGYLSVLDGATDWQGDVMAFGGLETTERPEGVGRPELVIAGHGPRSLALAAAHADTWNTYGGPGTADIEGGDFWQLVRRQVEAFVEACDRQGRDPASIRRSLLLGFGRVQPTASVGDYLDAVERAVALGFDELAVLGSPWADGEPRDLGVHEQALAQLR; encoded by the coding sequence ATGAGTCTCAGCCGTCTGGGCCTGCTCGTGCCGCCCGTGGGGCCCTGGAGTGCGCAGGCGCGTGGGTACCAGTGGGCCGAGGAGGTGGGGTATGACGTCGTGTACACGGCGGATCATCTCACCCATCCGATCTACCCCGGGTTGTGGCTGGGTGAGGCGTTCACCACGCTCGCGGCCGCTGCGGCTGTCACTGATCGGATCATGCTGGGAACTTTGGTCGCCTCGGCGGCCTTCCGTTCACCGGTGTCGTTGGCCCGGGTCGCGATGTCGGTGCAAGACGTCAGCGCCGGTCGTCTCGTCCTTGGTGTCGGCATGGGGGCGCCGTTCTGTGTCAAGGCAGATCGCGGCGTCCGTGAATCCGTCGGTGAGCTCTCGACCCGGTTCGCCGATGTGGTTCGGGGATACCTGTCGGTACTCGACGGTGCGACCGATTGGCAGGGTGACGTGATGGCGTTCGGTGGACTCGAGACGACGGAGCGACCCGAAGGGGTCGGGAGGCCTGAGCTGGTCATCGCCGGTCACGGTCCACGATCGCTCGCGCTGGCAGCGGCCCATGCCGACACCTGGAACACCTACGGCGGGCCCGGGACCGCCGACATCGAAGGAGGCGACTTCTGGCAGCTCGTCCGCCGGCAGGTCGAGGCCTTCGTCGAGGCGTGTGACCGACAGGGCCGCGACCCGGCGAGCATTCGTCGGTCGCTGTTGCTCGGCTTCGGGCGGGTGCAGCCGACGGCGAGCGTCGGCGACTACCTCGACGCTGTCGAGCGCGCCGTTGCACTGGGGTTCGACGAACTGGCTGTGCTCGGGTCGCCGTGGGCCGACGGTGAACCTCGCGACTTGGGGGTCCACGAGCAGGCGCTCGCTCAGTTGCGCTGA
- a CDS encoding methyltransferase domain-containing protein, producing the protein MNEPSAATHGQVIKSAAEVYEEFFVPALFEQWPARVLDTARVTAGDDVLDVGCGTGILARAAARRLNGSGSVTGIDINDGMLSIARKAPEPVTWRHGPAEHLPLPDHCFDRVVSQFALMFFADQEAGVREMARVARPGGTITIATWAGVDQSPGYAAMVELLQRLFGDEAANALKAPFTLGTKDKLHSVIDRILPEAEVTLHQGMAQFGSLEAWIHTDVRGWTLADMITDDQYAQLLAAAQEELAGFVDNKGRVRFPAPALIATAPAPASDHGSSG; encoded by the coding sequence ATGAACGAGCCGAGTGCAGCGACCCATGGACAGGTGATCAAATCCGCGGCCGAGGTCTATGAGGAATTCTTCGTGCCCGCCCTCTTCGAACAGTGGCCCGCACGCGTGCTCGACACGGCGCGCGTCACCGCTGGTGATGACGTCCTCGATGTCGGCTGCGGCACCGGCATCTTGGCCCGCGCCGCTGCCCGACGCCTCAACGGCTCTGGGTCGGTCACCGGCATCGACATCAACGACGGGATGCTCAGCATTGCCCGCAAGGCCCCCGAACCCGTGACCTGGCGACACGGCCCAGCCGAGCACCTGCCGCTTCCTGATCACTGCTTCGATCGGGTGGTCAGCCAATTCGCGCTGATGTTCTTCGCCGACCAGGAGGCTGGCGTGCGCGAGATGGCCCGAGTCGCCAGACCCGGCGGCACTATTACGATCGCCACCTGGGCCGGCGTCGACCAAAGCCCCGGCTACGCCGCCATGGTCGAGCTCCTCCAACGCCTATTCGGCGACGAAGCCGCCAACGCACTCAAGGCGCCATTCACCCTCGGAACCAAGGACAAGCTCCACAGCGTGATCGACAGGATCCTGCCGGAGGCCGAAGTCACCCTCCACCAGGGCATGGCCCAGTTCGGCTCGCTCGAAGCCTGGATTCACACCGACGTGCGAGGCTGGACCCTCGCCGACATGATCACCGACGATCAGTACGCACAACTCCTCGCCGCAGCGCAGGAAGAGCTTGCTGGCTTCGTCGACAACAAGGGACGCGTGCGCTTTCCGGCCCCCGCCCTCATCGCCACCGCACCCGCGCCCGCATCAGACCACGGATCCAGCGGCTAG
- a CDS encoding helix-turn-helix transcriptional regulator, whose translation MDEEINAALAGIGSRLRSIRTGQGMTLRELAEATDISESTLSRLEAGHRRPNLDLILPLARALHVSLDEIVDTPVTGDPRVDLRPYQAWGRTVIPLSQHAGGVTAIKQIIPARAEPEAPTLQRHDGYEWVYVLSGRLRLIVADHDITLETGQAAEFDTRHPHWTGSADGEPVEYICLLNEHGERLHLGRGRPPT comes from the coding sequence ATGGACGAAGAGATCAACGCAGCCCTCGCCGGAATCGGGTCAAGGCTCCGGTCGATCCGCACCGGCCAGGGAATGACACTCCGTGAGCTCGCCGAAGCGACAGACATCTCCGAAAGCACGCTGTCGCGGCTCGAAGCGGGCCACCGGCGCCCGAACCTAGACCTCATCCTGCCCCTCGCCCGAGCGCTGCACGTCAGTCTCGACGAGATCGTCGACACCCCCGTGACCGGCGACCCCCGGGTCGACCTGCGCCCCTACCAGGCATGGGGGCGGACCGTCATCCCGCTGTCCCAGCACGCAGGCGGTGTCACCGCAATCAAACAGATCATCCCCGCACGCGCCGAGCCTGAGGCGCCGACCCTCCAACGACACGACGGCTACGAGTGGGTCTATGTCCTCAGCGGCCGACTCCGCCTCATCGTCGCCGACCACGACATCACCCTCGAAACCGGCCAAGCCGCCGAGTTCGACACCCGCCACCCCCACTGGACCGGCAGCGCCGATGGCGAACCCGTCGAATACATCTGCCTGCTCAACGAACACGGCGAACGCCTGCACCTCGGCCGCGGACGGCCGCCAACCTGA